From a single Methylosinus sp. H3A genomic region:
- the kdpA gene encoding potassium-transporting ATPase subunit KdpA, with the protein MNAIGLAQIAIVLAAVLAAAVPLGAYVARVLSGQRNFLSPILSPVERLFYKLSGVDPAREQSWLSYAIAMLAFSVAGFASLYALQRFQHLLPLDPQGFDPVPPDLAFNTSISFVTNTNWQNYAGETTMSHLTQMLGLTVHNFVSAATGLAMAFALARGFARVESPTVGNFWVDLTRSILYLLLPLAIVFALALAALGVPQTLAGSLEATTLEGAKQIISIGPVASQEAIKELGTNGGGFFNANSAHPFESPDAITNSLEIFALLVIPFSLAFAFGRVVGDIRQGRAIAITMLIVLVAGVAVAYWAEAGGNPLLTEIGVDPSPGNMEGKEVRFGVATSALFAAATTGTSTGAVNSMHDSFMPLGGLVPLFNMLMGSIAPGGVGAGLYGFLVLVIVAVFVAGLMVGRTPEYLGKKIETREMKLAMLAVLVYPLCVLGFSAASVMLKTALDSLSNAGPHGLSEILYAFASTTDNNGSAFAGLSGNTLWYNTTLGLAMAFGRFAYVIPVLAIAGALAQKKRAPASSGAFPTHGPLFVGLLIGVIIILYLLQYFPALALGPIVEHFLLQAGKLF; encoded by the coding sequence ATGAACGCCATCGGTCTGGCGCAAATCGCGATCGTGCTCGCAGCCGTGCTGGCCGCAGCCGTTCCGCTCGGCGCCTATGTCGCGCGCGTGCTCTCCGGCCAGCGCAATTTTCTCTCGCCGATACTCTCGCCGGTCGAGAGGCTTTTCTACAAATTGTCGGGCGTCGATCCGGCGCGCGAGCAGAGCTGGCTCTCCTATGCGATCGCCATGCTCGCCTTCAGCGTGGCCGGCTTCGCCTCGCTCTATGCGTTGCAGCGCTTTCAGCATCTGCTGCCGCTCGATCCGCAGGGATTCGATCCGGTTCCGCCCGATCTCGCCTTCAACACCTCGATCAGCTTCGTCACCAACACCAATTGGCAGAATTACGCCGGCGAGACGACGATGAGCCATCTCACGCAGATGCTCGGGCTGACCGTGCATAATTTCGTCTCGGCCGCGACCGGCCTCGCAATGGCTTTCGCGCTGGCGCGCGGATTCGCGCGCGTGGAATCGCCGACGGTCGGCAATTTCTGGGTCGATCTCACGCGCTCCATTCTCTATCTGCTGCTGCCTCTCGCAATCGTCTTCGCGCTCGCCCTCGCCGCGCTCGGCGTTCCGCAGACGCTCGCAGGCTCGCTCGAGGCGACGACGCTCGAGGGCGCCAAGCAGATCATCTCGATCGGCCCGGTCGCCAGCCAGGAGGCGATCAAGGAGCTCGGCACCAATGGCGGCGGCTTCTTCAACGCCAATTCCGCGCATCCTTTCGAGAGCCCCGACGCCATCACCAATTCGCTCGAGATTTTCGCGCTGCTCGTCATTCCCTTCTCGCTCGCTTTCGCCTTCGGCCGCGTCGTCGGCGACATTCGCCAGGGGCGCGCGATCGCGATCACCATGCTGATCGTGCTCGTCGCCGGCGTCGCCGTCGCCTATTGGGCCGAGGCTGGCGGCAATCCGTTGCTCACCGAGATCGGCGTCGATCCGTCGCCCGGCAATATGGAGGGCAAGGAAGTGCGCTTCGGCGTCGCCACCAGCGCGCTCTTCGCCGCCGCGACGACCGGCACAAGCACGGGCGCGGTCAATTCCATGCATGATTCCTTCATGCCGCTCGGCGGACTCGTGCCGCTATTCAACATGCTGATGGGCTCGATCGCGCCCGGCGGCGTCGGCGCGGGTCTCTATGGCTTCCTCGTTCTCGTCATCGTCGCCGTCTTCGTCGCCGGCCTCATGGTCGGCCGCACGCCGGAATATCTCGGCAAGAAGATCGAGACGCGCGAGATGAAGCTCGCCATGCTCGCCGTGCTCGTCTATCCGCTCTGCGTGCTGGGCTTTTCGGCGGCCTCGGTGATGCTGAAGACAGCGCTCGACAGCCTGAGCAACGCCGGCCCGCACGGGCTCTCGGAGATTCTCTACGCCTTCGCCTCGACGACCGACAATAATGGCTCGGCCTTCGCGGGGCTCTCCGGCAACACGCTCTGGTACAATACGACGCTCGGCCTCGCCATGGCGTTTGGCCGCTTCGCCTATGTGATCCCCGTGCTCGCCATCGCCGGCGCGCTCGCCCAGAAGAAACGGGCGCCGGCGTCGAGCGGCGCCTTCCCGACGCATGGTCCGCTGTTCGTCGGATTGCTGATCGGCGTCATCATCATCCTCTATCTGCTGCAATATTTCCCTGCGCTCGCGCTCGGCCCGATCGTCGAGCATTTCCTGCTGCAGGCCGGCAAGCTCTTCTGA
- the kdpC gene encoding potassium-transporting ATPase subunit KdpC: MSSHIRPAIVMIVLFTLLTGVAYPLAITGIAQLAFPERANGSLVEREGIVVGSALIGQNFASDRYFHGRPSATTAPDPNDSSKTVDAPYNAANSGGSNLGPTSKKLIDRVDAAIEAEFAAGRIDVVAADAVTTSASGLDPHISPRFALAQAAAVAAARGLPEARVRALVEANVEARLMGFIGEPRVNVLALNLALDTLARAQASR, from the coding sequence ATGTCGTCGCATATTCGTCCGGCGATCGTGATGATCGTCCTATTCACCCTGCTCACCGGCGTCGCTTATCCGCTGGCGATAACCGGCATAGCGCAGCTCGCCTTTCCGGAGCGGGCCAATGGCAGCCTCGTCGAGCGCGAGGGCATCGTCGTCGGCTCCGCGCTGATCGGCCAGAATTTCGCGTCCGACCGCTATTTCCACGGCCGCCCTTCGGCGACCACGGCGCCGGACCCCAATGATTCGAGCAAGACCGTCGACGCGCCCTATAACGCCGCCAATTCCGGCGGCTCCAATCTGGGCCCGACGTCGAAAAAGCTCATCGATCGCGTCGACGCCGCGATAGAGGCGGAATTCGCGGCGGGACGCATAGATGTCGTCGCGGCCGACGCGGTGACGACCTCCGCCTCGGGTCTCGATCCGCATATCTCGCCGCGCTTCGCGCTGGCGCAAGCCGCGGCCGTGGCGGCGGCGCGCGGCCTGCCGGAGGCGCGGGTGCGCGCGCTCGTCGAAGCGAATGTCGAGGCGCGGCTCATGGGCTTCATCGGCGAGCCGCGCGTCAATGTGCTCGCGCTCAATCTGGCGCTGGACACGCTCGCGCGAGCGCAGGCGTCGCGGTGA
- the purD gene encoding phosphoribosylamine--glycine ligase produces the protein MNVLLIGSGGREHAIARALSKSALLSRLYAAPGNPGMAEVAELARLDASDHAAVARFCAEKTIELVVIGPEQPLVEGLADSLREKGVAVFGPSKAAARLEGSKGFVKDLCRANAIPTADYQRFDDEKKALAYLREKGAPIVVKADGLAAGKGVVVAETLEEAERAVDSMFSGAFGKSGAEVVIEEKLEGEEASFFVLCDGTRALPFASAQDHKRAGDGDTGPNTGGMGAYSPAPCFTAEIEARVMSEIVAPTLRALREMGAPFQGVLFVGLMLTKQGPKLIEFNVRFGDPETQAMLPRLEDDLLELMLAAAKGALPDAPLRFSPQTALTVVLAAKFYPGTPLTGTEIKGVARASEIAGVVVTHAGTRRDADKLVAAGGRVLNVTGLGDTVREAQALAYKGVEAIDWPEGFCRRDIGWRAI, from the coding sequence ATGAATGTCCTGCTCATCGGCTCCGGCGGCCGCGAACATGCGATCGCCCGAGCTCTCTCGAAAAGCGCGCTTCTCTCGCGACTCTACGCGGCGCCCGGCAATCCGGGCATGGCGGAGGTCGCGGAGCTCGCTCGTCTCGACGCCTCGGATCACGCCGCCGTCGCACGTTTCTGCGCGGAAAAGACCATCGAGCTCGTCGTGATCGGGCCCGAGCAGCCGCTCGTCGAAGGTCTCGCCGATTCGCTGCGCGAAAAGGGCGTCGCCGTGTTCGGCCCATCCAAGGCCGCCGCGCGTCTCGAAGGCTCGAAAGGCTTCGTCAAGGATCTCTGCCGAGCCAACGCTATTCCGACCGCCGACTACCAGCGCTTCGACGATGAGAAGAAGGCGCTCGCCTATCTGCGTGAAAAAGGCGCGCCGATCGTGGTGAAGGCCGACGGCCTGGCCGCAGGCAAGGGCGTCGTCGTCGCCGAGACGCTCGAGGAGGCCGAGCGCGCTGTCGACTCCATGTTCTCCGGCGCCTTCGGCAAATCGGGCGCGGAGGTGGTTATCGAAGAAAAGCTCGAGGGCGAAGAGGCCTCCTTCTTCGTGCTCTGCGACGGGACGCGCGCATTGCCCTTCGCCTCGGCGCAGGATCACAAGCGCGCGGGCGACGGCGACACCGGGCCGAACACCGGCGGCATGGGCGCCTATTCGCCGGCGCCCTGCTTCACCGCCGAGATCGAAGCGCGCGTGATGAGCGAGATCGTCGCGCCGACGCTGCGCGCCCTGCGCGAAATGGGCGCGCCTTTCCAAGGCGTGCTCTTCGTCGGGCTGATGCTGACGAAACAGGGACCGAAGCTGATCGAATTCAATGTGCGCTTCGGCGATCCGGAGACGCAGGCGATGCTGCCGCGTCTCGAGGACGATCTCCTCGAGCTCATGCTCGCCGCGGCGAAAGGCGCGCTGCCGGATGCGCCGCTGCGCTTCTCGCCGCAGACCGCGCTCACCGTCGTGCTGGCGGCGAAATTCTATCCGGGAACGCCGCTGACGGGCACGGAAATAAAAGGGGTCGCGCGCGCCAGCGAAATTGCGGGCGTCGTCGTCACCCATGCGGGCACGCGGCGGGACGCCGACAAGCTCGTCGCCGCCGGCGGGCGCGTGCTGAACGTCACCGGGCTCGGCGACACTGTTCGCGAGGCGCAGGCGCTCGCCTATAAGGGCGTCGAAGCGATCGACTGGCCCGAGGGCTTTTGTCGGCGCGACATTGGCTGGCGCGCGATCTAG
- a CDS encoding M91 family zinc metallopeptidase — protein sequence MSDDSWDYDEAADFVQKNAQPGMARELLRAASTPLDKNYPNIFVRYYSLPDWLATYSQPGPSRFLASSQPHFKRTAIRQRPFQQVVHEYRFAAHEYQQDVVEAFAPIRGGKTGQALLGEIAANKRRSVSIMPHDHWAHVLLPGPLNASPRPIFPKTNLGYVSDGLRGNDADSYAKGAPVRSDDNEPEGGVGTGRGADVLLYYSPADWLAKDSSFAGSRPDEVLFHELVHVTRELRGLQTRLPVEGGGGYGNEEEYLATMLTNLYLSEKGAPLRGAYDGPGGRPTKIEVNGEPMFYVIAAPPKNWDIMRDPDAFYGNPGKTSMSPEALITRFKSTQRGFYRDLSLLPESRPKFNPIREYERRHQP from the coding sequence ATGAGCGACGACAGCTGGGATTATGACGAAGCCGCCGATTTCGTGCAGAAAAACGCGCAGCCGGGCATGGCGCGGGAGCTGCTTCGCGCCGCCTCGACGCCGCTCGACAAGAATTATCCCAATATTTTCGTGCGCTATTACTCCTTGCCCGATTGGCTCGCCACTTACAGCCAGCCCGGCCCCTCGCGATTCCTCGCTTCGTCGCAACCACATTTCAAACGCACGGCCATCCGCCAGCGTCCATTCCAGCAAGTCGTTCACGAATACCGATTTGCGGCGCATGAATATCAGCAGGATGTCGTCGAAGCATTCGCGCCGATCCGCGGCGGCAAGACCGGGCAGGCGCTGCTCGGGGAGATCGCCGCCAATAAGCGTCGCTCCGTCTCCATCATGCCGCACGACCATTGGGCGCATGTGCTGCTACCCGGCCCGCTCAACGCCTCGCCGCGGCCGATTTTTCCCAAGACGAACCTCGGATATGTGAGCGACGGCTTGCGCGGCAATGATGCGGATTCCTATGCGAAAGGCGCGCCTGTGCGTAGCGACGACAATGAGCCAGAAGGCGGCGTCGGCACAGGCAGAGGCGCCGATGTCCTGCTCTACTATTCGCCCGCGGATTGGCTGGCGAAAGACTCCTCCTTCGCTGGATCACGACCAGACGAAGTGCTGTTTCATGAGCTCGTCCATGTGACGCGGGAGCTGCGCGGCCTGCAGACGCGGCTCCCGGTCGAGGGAGGCGGCGGCTATGGAAACGAGGAAGAATATCTCGCCACGATGCTGACCAATCTCTATCTGTCCGAAAAAGGCGCGCCTCTGCGTGGAGCCTATGACGGCCCCGGCGGCCGACCGACCAAGATAGAGGTGAATGGCGAGCCGATGTTCTATGTGATCGCGGCCCCGCCCAAGAACTGGGACATAATGAGGGATCCAGATGCGTTCTATGGCAATCCGGGCAAGACGAGCATGTCTCCGGAGGCTCTGATCACGCGATTCAAAAGCACGCAACGAGGCTTTTATCGCGATTTGTCG
- a CDS encoding sensor histidine kinase KdpD — protein sequence MAEAGNDFERRPDPDALLALADREKRGKLRVFVGAAPGVGKTYAMLARARALKADGVDVVIGLVETHGRRETEALAEGLETLPRRKIDYRGRTLEEFDVDAALARHPALIVVDELAHSNAPDSRHPKRWQDVEELLDLGVDVWTALNIQHLESLADVVSRITGVAVRETVPDRVLQDAAEVVLVDVTPDELLQRLKEGKVYVPDMARRAVQHFFTPRNLTALRELALRRTAERVDDQMVDYLRQNAIEGPWATSERLLVCVGGDSLAEPVVRAGARLATGLNAPWIALHVERIGEEEQDAERTRRIDEALRLAERLGGEVERVAGRDLAGEALRFARRENITQIVVGRSRAGLFARLRRKSLTDEIVRRSADIAVQVITDGHEKAAEQSRRPASHPAHGEFWRGVGATLASVAFATLVAWPLDAWLRLPNLGMIFLASVVFCALAAGVWSAVAASILSFFAFDFFFVDPRYELTISQPHEFLSLLVYTLVAIVTGTLAGRVREQSRAMRARAEAAQSLFEFSRKLSSAASLDDVLWAAAVQAQKALDAKCVVLLVPDEGELTISAAWPPIDQLDAKEAGAARWAFERAEPAGLRSGTLPNIRFAFRPLATTRGVVAVIGLEPKNAEETPSAQSERMLTAILEQTAIAVDRSLLVGESVRAAALEENEKLRTTLLASLSHDLRTPLASITGAVTSLRQLGDRLADADRLDLLASIEEEAARLSRFVVNLLDMSRIESGALAPRRELVDVGDAARAAVERSRKEFPQLKVSVSLAPDLPAIRGDAGLLGQILFNLLDNANKYGGGAASVYARREGADLLVTVTDEGPGVKPGDLERIFEKFYRGGRVDGRKAGTGLGLSICRGLVEAMGGTIVAQSPAIRRKGTRIVLRFPVPEQPRRGAVA from the coding sequence ATGGCGGAGGCGGGAAACGATTTCGAACGCCGGCCGGACCCGGATGCGCTGCTCGCGCTCGCGGATCGGGAGAAGCGCGGCAAGCTGCGCGTCTTTGTCGGCGCGGCGCCGGGCGTCGGCAAGACCTACGCCATGCTGGCCCGCGCCCGCGCGCTGAAGGCCGATGGCGTCGATGTCGTCATCGGCCTCGTCGAGACGCATGGGCGGCGCGAGACGGAGGCGTTGGCGGAAGGCCTCGAGACCTTGCCGCGCCGCAAGATCGACTATCGCGGCCGCACGCTCGAGGAATTCGACGTGGACGCGGCGCTCGCGCGTCATCCGGCGCTCATCGTCGTCGACGAGCTCGCGCACAGCAATGCGCCGGACAGCCGCCACCCCAAGCGCTGGCAGGATGTGGAGGAGCTGCTCGATTTGGGCGTGGACGTCTGGACCGCGCTCAACATTCAGCATCTCGAGAGTCTCGCCGATGTGGTTTCACGCATCACGGGCGTCGCCGTGCGCGAGACGGTTCCCGATCGCGTTTTGCAGGATGCGGCCGAGGTCGTGCTCGTCGATGTGACGCCGGACGAGCTGCTGCAGCGATTGAAAGAGGGCAAGGTCTATGTGCCCGATATGGCGCGGCGCGCCGTGCAGCATTTTTTCACGCCGCGCAATCTCACGGCGTTGCGCGAGCTGGCGCTGCGCCGCACGGCCGAGCGCGTCGACGATCAAATGGTCGACTATCTGCGGCAGAACGCCATAGAGGGCCCTTGGGCGACGTCGGAGCGGCTGCTCGTCTGCGTCGGCGGCGACAGTCTGGCGGAGCCTGTCGTGCGCGCCGGCGCGCGCCTCGCGACGGGACTCAATGCGCCCTGGATCGCGCTGCATGTCGAGCGTATCGGGGAGGAGGAGCAGGATGCAGAGCGCACGCGACGCATCGACGAGGCGCTACGTCTCGCCGAGCGTCTCGGCGGAGAGGTCGAGCGCGTCGCCGGGCGCGATCTCGCCGGCGAGGCGCTGCGTTTCGCGCGGCGAGAGAACATCACGCAGATCGTCGTCGGCCGCTCGCGCGCGGGGCTTTTCGCGCGGCTGAGACGCAAATCTTTGACCGACGAGATCGTGCGACGCTCCGCCGACATCGCCGTGCAAGTGATCACCGACGGCCACGAAAAAGCGGCCGAGCAGTCGCGGCGGCCAGCGTCGCATCCTGCGCATGGCGAGTTCTGGCGCGGCGTCGGCGCGACGCTCGCCTCCGTCGCTTTCGCCACTCTCGTCGCATGGCCGCTCGATGCTTGGTTGCGTCTTCCCAATCTCGGGATGATCTTTCTCGCCTCGGTCGTGTTCTGTGCGCTGGCGGCGGGCGTGTGGTCCGCGGTCGCGGCCTCGATCCTGTCTTTTTTCGCCTTTGATTTCTTCTTCGTCGATCCGCGCTATGAGCTGACCATTTCGCAGCCGCACGAATTCCTGTCGCTGCTGGTCTACACTTTGGTCGCCATAGTGACGGGCACGCTCGCCGGCCGTGTGCGCGAGCAGTCGCGCGCCATGCGCGCGCGGGCGGAGGCGGCGCAATCCTTGTTCGAATTCTCGCGCAAACTGTCGAGCGCGGCCTCGCTCGACGATGTGCTATGGGCCGCGGCCGTGCAGGCGCAAAAGGCGCTCGACGCGAAATGCGTGGTTCTGCTCGTTCCAGACGAAGGGGAATTGACGATCTCCGCCGCCTGGCCGCCCATCGACCAATTGGACGCCAAGGAGGCCGGCGCCGCGCGTTGGGCCTTCGAGCGCGCCGAGCCCGCGGGATTGCGCAGCGGCACGCTGCCCAACATACGCTTCGCGTTTCGCCCGCTGGCGACGACGCGCGGCGTGGTGGCGGTGATCGGGCTCGAGCCGAAGAATGCGGAGGAGACGCCCTCGGCGCAGAGCGAGAGAATGCTGACCGCCATTCTCGAGCAGACGGCGATCGCCGTGGATCGCTCGCTTCTCGTCGGGGAATCGGTGCGCGCCGCCGCGCTCGAGGAGAATGAGAAGCTGCGCACGACGCTCCTCGCCTCGCTCTCGCATGATTTGCGCACGCCGCTCGCCTCCATCACCGGAGCCGTCACCAGCCTGCGCCAGCTCGGCGATCGGCTCGCGGATGCGGATCGGCTCGACCTCCTCGCCTCGATCGAGGAAGAGGCGGCGCGTCTGTCCCGCTTCGTCGTCAATCTCCTCGACATGTCGCGCATCGAATCGGGCGCGCTCGCGCCCCGCCGGGAACTCGTCGACGTCGGCGATGCGGCGCGCGCGGCGGTCGAGCGCAGCCGGAAGGAATTTCCGCAGCTGAAAGTCTCGGTGAGTCTCGCGCCGGACTTGCCGGCGATTCGGGGCGACGCCGGCCTGCTCGGGCAGATTTTGTTCAACCTGCTCGACAATGCGAATAAATACGGAGGGGGCGCGGCCTCCGTCTATGCGCGCCGCGAGGGCGCCGATCTGCTGGTCACCGTGACCGACGAAGGGCCGGGCGTGAAGCCGGGCGATCTCGAGCGCATATTCGAGAAATTCTACCGCGGCGGGCGCGTCGACGGCCGCAAGGCGGGCACTGGCCTCGGCCTCTCCATCTGCCGCGGCCTCGTCGAGGCGATGGGCGGAACGATCGTCGCGCAGAGCCCGGCGATCCGCCGCAAAGGCACGCGCATCGTGCTGCGTTTTCCCGTTCCCGAGCAGCCGCGTCGCGGCGCTGTGGCGTGA
- the kdpB gene encoding potassium-transporting ATPase subunit KdpB: MSSKISAPGLFDRAILRRAAIDAFRKLDPRALARNPVIFVTEVVSAVVTILFIRDLVAKDGDTLFSGQIAAWLWFTVLFANFAEAVAEGRGKAQADALRRTRSDTKAKLRKGGAVETVSALDLRIGDVVLVEAGDLVPGDGEIVAGVASVNESAITGESAPVIREAGGDRSAVTGGTSVLSDWIEVKITAAPGATFIDRMIALVEGAERQKTPNELALSILLSGLTIIFLIVCVTLWPLANYSGTVLSLTVLAALLVCLIPTTIGGLLSAIGIAGMDRLIRFNVIATSGRAVEAAGDVDTLLLDKTGTITFGNRMADEFIAVGGVGEHELAEATLLASLADETPEGRSIVALARSRYGLAAPELGTDARVVPFTAHLRMSGVDLPGRSLRKGAVDAILAQTDASGERDAPAAARMSGAVAEILERAGHSQTRAPEDFTRAVERISRAGGTPLAVSENGRLLGVVHLKDIIKPDIKARFAELRAMGIKTVMVTGDNPITAAAIASEAGVDDFIAQATPEDKLTYIRKEQQGGRLIAMCGDGTNDAPALAQADVGVAMQTGTQAAREAGNMVDLDSDPTKLIEIVAIGKQLLMTRGSLTTFSIANDVAKYFAIIPALFVVTYPELDALNVMKLASPQSAILSAVVFNALIIVALIPLALKGVAYRPVGAAALLRRNLLIYGLGGVIIPFVGIKIIDLIVTALHLA; this comes from the coding sequence ATGTCTTCGAAAATATCGGCTCCCGGCCTATTCGATCGGGCCATACTGCGCCGCGCCGCGATCGACGCGTTCCGCAAGCTCGATCCGCGCGCGCTCGCGCGCAATCCGGTGATCTTCGTCACGGAGGTCGTCTCCGCCGTGGTGACGATCCTCTTCATTCGCGATCTCGTCGCGAAGGATGGAGATACGCTCTTCTCCGGCCAGATCGCCGCTTGGCTATGGTTCACCGTGCTCTTCGCCAATTTCGCGGAAGCGGTGGCGGAAGGGCGCGGCAAGGCGCAGGCCGACGCGCTTCGCCGCACGCGCAGCGACACCAAGGCGAAGCTGCGCAAAGGCGGCGCTGTCGAGACGGTCTCGGCGCTCGATTTGCGAATCGGCGACGTCGTGCTCGTCGAAGCGGGCGATCTCGTCCCCGGCGACGGCGAGATCGTCGCCGGCGTCGCTTCCGTCAACGAATCCGCCATCACCGGCGAATCCGCGCCAGTCATTCGCGAGGCCGGCGGCGACCGCTCGGCCGTCACGGGCGGCACGAGCGTGCTCTCCGATTGGATCGAAGTGAAGATCACAGCGGCGCCAGGCGCGACCTTCATCGACCGCATGATCGCGCTCGTCGAGGGCGCCGAGCGGCAGAAGACGCCCAACGAGCTCGCTCTGTCGATCCTTCTGTCGGGACTGACGATCATCTTCCTCATCGTCTGCGTGACGCTGTGGCCGCTCGCCAATTACTCGGGAACGGTGCTGTCGCTCACCGTGCTCGCGGCGCTACTCGTCTGCCTCATTCCGACGACGATCGGCGGCTTGCTGTCGGCGATCGGCATCGCCGGCATGGATCGGCTCATCCGCTTCAATGTCATCGCCACATCGGGACGCGCGGTGGAGGCGGCGGGCGATGTCGACACGCTGCTGCTCGACAAGACCGGAACCATCACATTCGGCAATCGCATGGCGGATGAATTCATCGCAGTCGGCGGCGTCGGCGAGCACGAGCTCGCCGAGGCGACCTTGTTGGCGTCGCTCGCCGACGAGACGCCGGAGGGACGTTCCATCGTCGCGCTGGCGCGCAGCCGCTACGGCCTCGCGGCGCCGGAGCTCGGGACCGACGCGCGCGTCGTGCCCTTCACCGCGCATCTGCGCATGTCCGGCGTCGATCTGCCGGGCCGCTCCCTGCGCAAAGGCGCCGTCGACGCCATACTCGCGCAGACCGATGCGAGCGGCGAACGCGACGCCCCCGCGGCCGCGCGCATGAGCGGCGCCGTCGCGGAAATTCTGGAGCGCGCCGGACATTCGCAAACCCGCGCGCCCGAAGATTTCACCCGCGCCGTGGAGCGCATCTCGCGCGCCGGCGGCACGCCGCTCGCCGTCAGCGAAAATGGAAGGCTGCTCGGCGTCGTGCATTTGAAGGACATCATCAAGCCCGACATAAAGGCGCGCTTCGCGGAGCTGCGCGCCATGGGCATAAAGACGGTGATGGTGACGGGCGACAATCCCATCACCGCGGCGGCCATCGCCTCGGAAGCCGGCGTCGATGATTTCATCGCCCAAGCGACTCCAGAGGACAAGCTCACTTATATACGCAAGGAGCAGCAGGGCGGCCGCCTCATCGCGATGTGCGGCGACGGCACCAATGACGCGCCGGCGCTGGCGCAGGCCGATGTCGGCGTCGCCATGCAGACCGGCACCCAGGCGGCGCGCGAAGCGGGCAATATGGTCGATCTCGACAGCGATCCGACCAAGCTCATCGAGATCGTCGCCATCGGCAAGCAGCTGTTGATGACGCGCGGCTCGCTGACGACCTTCTCCATCGCCAATGACGTCGCCAAATATTTCGCTATCATCCCGGCGCTGTTCGTCGTGACCTATCCAGAGCTCGACGCGCTCAATGTGATGAAGCTCGCCTCGCCGCAATCGGCGATCCTGTCGGCGGTGGTGTTCAACGCGCTGATCATCGTCGCGCTCATTCCGCTCGCGCTGAAAGGCGTCGCCTATCGGCCCGTCGGCGCCGCGGCGCTGCTGCGGCGAAACCTGCTGATCTATGGGCTCGGCGGAGTCATCATCCCCTTCGTCGGCATAAAGATCATCGATCTCATCGTCACCGCTCTTCATCTCGCTTGA
- a CDS encoding class I SAM-dependent methyltransferase, with translation MDKIEPNLTGVPETMLWTLHNRAGEALRADGLLHDQKLVEIYRALDYDYEASFGKAQPSHASRAVVFDTEIRAFLKAHPNGVIVNLGEGLETHRFRIADNGAALWITVDLPESIAIRERFIKPDDRHRHVALSALDRRWFDEVPRGRPVFVTAQGLLMYLPPEETASLLRDMALRFPKAQLLFDHVPRWLSKATLKGHRLTPNFTIPPMPWGVDRSEIEPTMRSWAVIETVETFDYRLYRGWRGLVFRWLSRFAFWRERVPAITRVTFA, from the coding sequence ATGGACAAGATCGAGCCCAATCTCACCGGCGTGCCGGAGACCATGTTGTGGACGCTGCACAATCGCGCCGGCGAGGCGTTGCGCGCGGATGGCCTGCTGCATGACCAAAAGCTCGTCGAAATCTATCGCGCGCTCGATTACGATTATGAAGCGAGCTTCGGAAAGGCGCAGCCCTCGCACGCCAGCCGCGCCGTCGTCTTCGACACTGAGATACGCGCCTTTTTGAAAGCGCATCCGAATGGCGTGATCGTCAATCTCGGCGAAGGATTGGAGACGCACAGGTTTCGCATCGCCGACAATGGCGCAGCGCTGTGGATCACCGTCGATCTGCCGGAATCCATCGCCATACGCGAACGCTTCATAAAGCCCGATGACCGCCATCGCCATGTGGCGCTGAGCGCGCTCGACCGCCGCTGGTTCGACGAGGTTCCGCGCGGGCGCCCTGTCTTCGTCACGGCGCAAGGCCTGCTCATGTATCTTCCGCCCGAGGAAACCGCGTCGCTGCTGCGCGATATGGCGCTGCGCTTTCCGAAAGCGCAGCTGCTGTTCGACCATGTTCCGCGCTGGCTGTCGAAAGCGACGCTGAAAGGCCATAGGCTCACGCCGAATTTCACCATTCCGCCCATGCCCTGGGGAGTTGACCGCAGCGAGATCGAGCCGACGATGCGAAGCTGGGCGGTGATCGAGACGGTGGAGACTTTCGATTACCGACTCTATCGCGGGTGGCGCGGGCTCGTGTTTCGATGGCTCTCGCGCTTTGCTTTCTGGCGCGAGCGCGTCCCCGCGATCACGCGCGTGACCTTCGCCTGA
- the kdpF gene encoding K(+)-transporting ATPase subunit F → MFEPALGLGVAVLLGAYLLYTLLHPEKF, encoded by the coding sequence ATGTTCGAACCCGCGCTCGGCTTGGGCGTCGCCGTCTTGCTCGGCGCCTATCTCCTCTACACGCTTCTTCATCCCGAAAAATTCTGA